One genomic segment of Musa acuminata AAA Group cultivar baxijiao chromosome BXJ3-3, Cavendish_Baxijiao_AAA, whole genome shotgun sequence includes these proteins:
- the LOC135580922 gene encoding protein PHOTOPERIOD-INDEPENDENT EARLY FLOWERING 1-like isoform X1 → MASKGPRSKLDHETRARRQKALEVPKEPPRPKTHWDHVLEEMVWLSKDFESERKWKLAQAKKVAIRASKSVLDYATRGEKKVKEEEQRLKKVALNISKDVKKFWIKIEKLVLYKFQLDVEERKKKALDKQLDFLLGQTERYSTMLAENLVDVHYSSRTEDVNLKMEQDAHVECKSTDAPATQLDNLESGDDFSIRSEDDLEDDECTIEEDEAQITEEERREELTALKAEADLPLEELLKFYAKDNSSRKDGSGSDEDLFMPVVQKDQITEYLNQVNGENVKHHSAENNHVQQDFGQPHNRESNGDSSSFRGQLTIKKLQPKLCSENLNLCDMEHSTLGPSDDLDDRDYTAASEEKDDETTLSEEEELAKKEEVNPLEEIKSLKEESEMPVEELLARYNKDLCIDDGMKKSDFSSSSTDDQLENKTQNLKMIDGKYQEDKSPDQNELDSSVYKEIKTDCDNVMDGRESEIIIADAAAAARSAQPTGNTFSTTKVRTKFPFLLKHPLREYQHIGLDWLVTMYEKRLNGILADEMGLGKTIMTIALLAHLACDKGIWGPHLIVVPTSVMLNWETEFLKWCPAFKILTYFGSAKERKLKRQGWLKPNYFHICITTYRLVIQDSKVFKRKKWKYLILDEAHLIKNWKSQRWQTLLNFNSKRRILLTGTPLQNDLMELWSLMHFLMPHIFQSHQEFKDWFCNPISGMVEGQEKVNKEVVDRLHNVLRPFILRRLKRDVEKQLPKKHEHVIYCRLSRRQRNLYEDFIASSETQATLASSNFFGMISVIMQLRKVCNHPDLFEGRPIVSSFDMAGMDMQLSSSICTIFSSSPFSKVDLCGLNFVFTQNDFCMTSWVKDEVNSIACPPNLIQRTWLEASGGLSFFQSRYELKRKIHGTNIFEEIQKALWEERVKHVKERAMSVAWWNSLQCQKKPVYGTDLRKLVTIKHPVFDILEQKNNPSCYMNFSSRLADIVLSPIERFQKILDLVECFMFAIPASRAPFPVCWCSKGRSPVFLQPAYKEKCREVFAPLLSAIRPAIVRRQVYFPDRRLIQFDCGKLQELAILLRRLKAEGHRALIFTQMTKMLDILEAFINLYGFTYMRLDGSTQPEERQTLMQRFNTNPKYFLFILSTRSGGVGINLVGADTVIFYDSDWNPAMDQQAQDRCHRIGQTREVHIYRLISESTIEENILKKANQKRALDDLVIQSGSYNMEFFKKLDPMELFSGHRSLRIESLQKGNSSTADCSANGMDSLLSNADVEAAIKQAEDEADYMALKKLEQEEAVDNQEFTEDIIGRSEDDEPVNEDETKLDEKVAEEQNCCTSASKENDAILCSSNMCEQKSLALGGEDEDMDMLADVKQMAAAAAAAGQASSSFENQLRPIDRYAMRFLELWDPIVDKSAIEYQAIVEEQEWELDRIEKFKDELEAEIDEDQEPFLYERWDADFATTAYRQHVEALAQQQLLEELECEAQLADDADDENDAFKNGTLDERKPKTKKKMKKTKFKSLKKGPLASDMEVVHEEPSLDDISVDDKVLSPDIISAGSPTRSPPRKKRKKVFSPSEDEENNLRKSIKKLKKASHSNHVVDFNKYGKHTMEATELKLGDGATESDLRPASRTKSGGKISITYVPVKRVIMVKPERFRKRGPVWSKDCFPAPDIWSSQEDALLCAIVHEYGTNWSFISDTLNDIPCGGSYRGRFRHPVHCCERFRELFFKYVLSAMDSSNTEKITSSGSGKALLKVTEDQIRVLLNVTSELPDNELLLQKHFLAILSSVWRANCLLESYRSRTSSKINFCSNRRFSDSCGKSQRLTGKMNLASSRQSSKLVSTALTDVYKNHEDSAIVSNELGSQSVVDHVNLMLDFPSDEVNYDSVFPSTISLSIHVPELPQATNEPPGQFLLAESSCGIAENRFRLASEACFEGDSCGWASSAFPSSDTNRYRCGLKSQSLGKHKSGSDIIKPSKLKIQRTTEVQEDPSLVSKYVAQPRPTTLVESFDILDTGCDHSQWHAMDALEEPQFVDIVPHAYDPNFFSGLEEMEPLQDITDVG, encoded by the exons ATGGCCTCAAAGGGTCCCAGATCGAAGTTAGACCATGAGACGAGAGCTCGGCGTCAAAAG GCACTTGAAGTTCCGAAGGAACCTCCTCGGCCAAAGACCCACTGGGATCATGTCTTAGAGGAGATGGTTTGGTTGTCAAaa GATTTTGAATCAGAAAGGAAATGGAAATTGGCTCAGGCAAAGAAGGTTGCAATAAGAGCCAGTAAAAGTGTTCTGGATTATGCCACCAGGGGAGAGAAAAAAGTGAAG GAAGAAGAGCAGCGTCTGAAAAAAGTTGCACTCAATATTTCAAAGGATGTAAAGAAATTTTGGATAAAAATAGAGAAGCTG GTGCTTTATAAGTTCCAATTGGATGTTGAGGAGAGAAAGAAAAAAGCTCTTGATAAGCAGCTTGATTTTCTTTTAGGCCAGACTGAAAG GTACTCCACAATGCTTGCGGAAAACCTTGTAGATGTGCACTATTCTTCTAGAACAGAGGATGTGAATTTAAAAATGGAGCAAGATGCACACGTGGAGTGCAAAAGCACTGACGCACCAG CCACCCAGTTGGATAACCTCGAGAGTGGTGATGATTTTAGCATCCGATCTGAAGATGACTTG gaagatgatgAGTGCACTATTGAGGAGGATGAAGCTCAAATTACTGAGGAGGAGCGGAGAGAAGAATTAACCGCCTTGAAAGCTGAAGCTGATCTGCCACTTGAGGAGCTTCTCAAGTTCTATGCCAAAGACAACT CTAGCAGGAAAGATGGTTCAGGAAGTGATGAAGATTTATTTATGCCTGTTGTGCAAAAAGATCAGATTACGG AATATTTGAACCAAGTAAATGGCGAGAATGTGAAGCATCATTCTGCAGAGAATAATCATGTACAGCAAGATTTTGGTCAGCCCCATAAT AGGGAAAGTAATGGTGACTCTTCCTCCTTTCGAGGACAGTTGACTATCAAGAAATTACAGCCAAAACTTTGTTCAGAAAATCTTAACTTGTGTGATATGGAACATTCAACCCTTGGTCCAAGTGATGACTTG gaTGATAGAGATTACACTGCTGCAAGTGAGGAGAAG GATGATGAGACAACATTGTCTGAAGAGGAAGAGTTGGCAAAGAAGGAAGAAGTCAATCCGCTTGAGGAG ATAAAGTCACTGAAAGAAGAGAGTGAAATGCCCGTAGAAGAACTGCTTGCAAGGTACAACAAG GATTTATGCATTGACGATGGGATGAAGAAATCTGATTTTTCTTCCTCAAGCACTGATGATCAGCTGGAGAACAAAACTCAAAACCTCAAAATGATTGATGGTAAATATCAAGAGGACAAATCTCCAGATCAAAATGAATTGGATTCTTCTGTTTATAAAGAGATAAAAACGGATTGTGATAACGTAATGGATGGGAGGGAGAGTGAGATTATCATTGCCGATGCAGCAGCTGCTGCAAGATCAGCACAGCCGACTGGAAACACTTTCTCAACAACAAAAGTGCGGACAAAGTTCCCTTTCCTTCTGAAGCATCCTCTCCGTGAATACCAACACATTGGTCTAGATTGGCTGGTAACAATGTATGAAAAGAGGCTAAATGGAATTCTGGCAGATGAAATGGGCTTAGGGAAGACAATCATGACCATTGCTCTTCTTGCTCACCTAGCTTGTGACAAGGGAATATGGGGCCCTCATCTCATAGTGGTACCAACTAGTGTCATGCTCAATTGGGAGACTGAATTCCTTAAATGGTGTCCTGCATTCAAAATACTAACGTACTTTGGGAGTGCAAAGGAACGGAAGCTTAAACGACAGGGTTGGTTAAAACCTAATTACTTTCACATTTGCATTACTACTTACAGGCTTGTTATTCAGGATTCAAAAGTATTTAAGCGAAAGAAATGGAAATACCTCATTCTGGATGAAGCACACTTGATAAAGAACTGGAAATCTCAGAGGTGGCAGACTCTACTGAATTTTAACTCAAAACGGCGAATTCTGTTGACTGGAACACCCTTACAGAACGACCTTATGGAACTTTGGTCTTTGATGCATTTCTTAATGCCTCATATTTTTCAGTCTCATCAAGAATTTAAAGACTGGTTTTGCAACCCAATTTCGGGGATGGTGGAGGGCCAGGAGAAAGTTAACAAAGAAGTTGTTGACCGGTTGCATAATGTTCTTCGTCCTTTCATATTAAGACGTTTAAAAAGGGATGTGGAAAAACAACTCCCAAAGAAGCATGAACATGTCATATACTGTAGGCTTTCCAGAAGGCAGCGAAATTTGTATGAAGATTTTATTGCCAGCTCAGAAACTCAAGCAACATTAGCGAGTTCAAATTTTTTCGGGATGATTAGTGTTATAATGCAACTTCGTAAAGTTTGTAACCATCCAGATCTTTTTGAAGGCCGTCCAATTGTAAGTTCATTTGACATGGCTGGTATGGACATGCAATTGAGCTCTTCTATTTGTACAATCTTTTCTTCCAGCCCATTTTCAAAAGTTGATCTCTGTGGCTTAAATTTTGTATTTACACAAAATGATTTTTGTATGACTTCATGGGTGAAGGATGAAGTCAACTCAATTGCTTGTCCCCCAAATTTAATCCAGCGTACTTGGCTTGAGGCTTCTGGCGGTCTTTCTTTTTTCCAAAGTAGATATGAGCTGAAGAGAAAAATTCATGGAACTAACATATTTGAAGAGATTCAGAAGGCCCTTTGGGAGGAAAGAGTGAAACATGTTAAAGAAAGAGCCATGTCCGTTGCATGGTGGAATTCCTTGCAGTGCCAGAAGAAGCCCGTATATGGAACTGATCTGAGGAAGCTTGTCACAATAAAACATCCGGTCTTTGACATTCTTGAGCAAAAGAATAATCCTTCATGTTACATGAACTTTTCATCGAGACTGGCAGATATAGTTCTTTCACCCATTGAACGCTTTCAGAAGATTCTTGATCTAGTTGAATGTTTCATGTTTGCAATTCCTGCTTCGCGTGCCCCCTTTCCTGTTTGCTGGTGCAGTAAAGGTAGATCTCCTGTTTTTCTGCAACCAGCATACAAGGAAAAATGCCGAGAGGTCTTTGCACCTTTATTATCAGCTATTAGGCCAGCCATTGTTCGGCGACAAGTTTATTTTCCTGACAGACGTCTAATACAGTTTGACTGTGGAAAGCTACAGGAGCTTGCAATATTGCTAAGACGATTGAAAGCAGAAGGCCACAGGGCTCTAATTTTTACTCAGATGACAAAGATGCTTGATATCTTGGAGGCTTTCATTAATTTGTATGGGTTCACCTACATGCGACTAGATGGATCTACACAGCCAGAAGAGAGACAGACACTGATGCAGCGTTTTAACACAAATCCAAAATACTTCCTGTTTATTTTGTCCACACGTAGCGGTGGTGTGGGGATCAACCTAGTTGGTGCCGATACAGTCATTTTTTATGATAGTGACTGGAATCCCGCAATGGACCAACAAGCTCAAGATAGATGCCATAGAATTGGGCAGACAAGGGAAGTGCACATTTATCGACTTATCAGTGAGAGTACCATTGAGGAAAACATCTTGAAGAAAGCAAACCAGAAGCGTGCACTTGATGATTTGGTTATACAGAGTGGTAGTTACAATATGGAGTTCTTTAAAAAGCTTGATCCAATGGAATTGTTCTCTGGCCATAGAAGTCTCAGAATCGAAAGTTTGCAGAAAGGAAACTCTAGCACTGCTGACTGTTCTGCTAATGGGATGGATTCCCTATTATCCAATGCAGATGTTGAAGCAGCTATTAAACAAGCAGAAGATGAAGCAGATTATATGGCCCTGAAAAAGTTAGAACAAGAAGAGGCTGTTGATAATCAAGAATTCACTGAAGATATCATTGGAAGATCAGAGGATGATGAGCCTGTTAATGAGGATGAGACCAAGCTTGATGAGAAAGTTGCTGAAGAGCAGAATTGCTGCACTTCAGCTAGCAAGGAAAATGATGCTATCTTATGCAGTAGTAATATGTGCGAACAAAAGTCTCTTGCATTAGGTGGGGAAGATGAAGATATGGACATGCTTGCTGATGTTAAGCAGatggctgcagcagcagcagcagctggacAAGCAAGTTCATCTTTTGAAAATCAGCTTCGTCCAATTGACAGATACGCGATGCGTTTTCTGGAACTTTGGGATCCTATAGTTGACAAATCTGCAATAGAGTATCAGGCAATTGTAGAAGAGCAAGAATGGGAGCTTGATCGAATTGAGAAATTTAAAGATGAACTAGAAGCTGAAATTGATGAAGATCAAGAGCCATTCTTATATGAAA GATGGGATGCTGATTTTGCAACCACAGCATATCGCCAGCATGTTGAAGCATTAGCTCAACAGCAG TTGTTGGAAGAACTAGAATGTGAAGCACAGTTAGCGGATGATGCAGATGATGAGAATGATGCTTTCAA GAATGGGACACTAGATGAACGGAAGCCtaagacaaaaaagaaaatgaagaagacAAAGTTCAAGTCTCTGAAGAAAGGGCCATTAGCTTCGGACATGGAAGTTGTTCACGAGGAACCATCACTAGATGACATATCTGTTGATGATAAGGTTCTTTCTCCAGATATTATCTCTGCTGGGTCACCAACACGCTCACCACCTAGAAAAAAGCGCAAGAAGGTTTTTTCTCCTTCAGAAGATGAAGAAAATAACTTGAGGAAAAGCATTAAGAAACTTAAGAAAGCTTCTCACAGTAACCATGTTGTTGATTTCAACAAGTATGGTAAACATACTATGGAAGCTACAGAATTGAAACTTGGAGACGGAGCTACCGAGTCTGATCTGAGACCTGCAAGCAGAACCAAATCTGGTGGAAAGATTTCCATCACATATGTTCCAGTAAAACGTGTAATAATGGTGAAACCAGAAAGGTTTAGAAAGAGGGGACCAGTTTGGTCAAAAGATTGCTTTCCTGCTCCAGATATTTGGTCATCTCAGGAAGATGCTTTGTTGTGCGCAATCGTACATGAGTATGGCACTAATTGGAGCTTTATAAGTGACACACTTAATGATATTCCTTGTGGTGGGTCTTACAGAGGAAGGTTTCGCCATCCTGTCCATTGTTGTGAGAGGTTTCGAGAACTGTTTTTTAAGTATGTTCTGTCTGCTATGGACAGTTCTAATACAGAAAAGATTACCTCTTCTGGATCTGGAAAGGCACTTCTAAAAGTGACTGAG GATCAAATACGTGTATTGCTGAATGTGACAAGTGAGCTTCCTGATAATGAATTGCTTCTTCAGAAACATTTCTTAGCAATTCTTTCTTCTGTATGGAGAGCAAATTGTCTCCTTGAGAGTTATCGAAGCAGGACATCTTCTAAAATTAATTTCTGTTCAAATAGGAGGTTCTCTGACTCATGTGGTAAGTCTCAAAGATTGACCGGAAAGATGAACTTAGCCAGCTCGAGACAGTCAAGTAAGCTAGTATCCACGGCCCTTACTGATGTTTATAAGAATCACGAAGACTCAGCAATTGTTTCCAACGAGCTAGGTTCTCAATCTGTAGTTGACCATGTGAATCTGATGCTGGACTTTCCCAGTGATGAAGTGAATTATGACAGTGTTTTCCCCTCGACCATTAGTTTATCGATTCATGTTCCAGAACTGCCACAAGCAACAAATGAACCTCCAGGGCAGTTTTTGCTAGCAGAATCATCATGCGGGATTGCTGAAAATCGGTTCAG GCTAGCATCAGAAGCTTGCTTTGAGGGAGATAGTTGCGGATGGGCATCATcagcttttccttcatctgatacCAACAGATACAGATGTGGCTTGAAGTCGCAATCATTAGGCAAGCACAAATCTGGATCCGATATAATAAAGCCTTCCAAATTGAAAATTCAAAGAACTACAGAAGTGCAAGAAGACCCCAGTTTGGTTAGCAAATATGTTGCACAACCTCGACCAACAACACTCGTGGAGTCTTTTGACATTTTGGACACGGGGTGTGACCATTCTCAGTGGCATGCCATGGATGCACTTGAAGAGCCACAATTTGTAGATATTGTACCCCATGCCTATGATCCAAACTTCTTTAGTGGCCTTGAGGAAATGGAACCACTGCAGGATATCACTGATGTTGGATGA